A DNA window from Halomicrobium mukohataei DSM 12286 contains the following coding sequences:
- a CDS encoding potassium channel family protein produces MASFPVEVLLGIYLGLLVGIIPALVSWAMAFTFRYFAGVTVPAFGVAVLAIALAGVNGGLLALADKSITASPNAERIVVAILVVSMASMYAHSKGDSMGADFPKRLTLTSLRNRTLSKDVVDFVGGAGEVRIHVVGEVADMEGYPPLPEPLRAEIRGGEWTFPADLRLDELEQRLAERLKTEFDLGDVSVTVDERGRATVVAAPPFSGLSKRIEDGRHAVSVDALLPTGLARGDEVTLLTTDAQVRGTVVSARSGSSESVAVPEQPTVEDGEQLPAPVQAPTTDGGEGRLTAGVRRTDAQPLLRADRAKVVVESRGTRREYELVSLLRRSDMRFRRVTPHSGQPLDGVTIGEAALRERYDVAVFAVRKPGGWRIAPEDTTELVAGEQLFVVGTRADLDAFEEAVA; encoded by the coding sequence ATGGCTTCCTTTCCCGTCGAAGTGCTGCTGGGCATCTATCTGGGGTTGCTCGTCGGGATCATCCCGGCGCTGGTCTCGTGGGCGATGGCGTTTACCTTTCGCTACTTCGCTGGCGTGACCGTCCCGGCCTTCGGTGTCGCCGTCCTCGCGATCGCGCTGGCGGGAGTCAACGGCGGGCTGCTCGCGCTGGCCGACAAGTCGATCACCGCCAGTCCGAACGCCGAGCGGATCGTCGTCGCGATTCTCGTCGTCAGCATGGCGTCGATGTACGCCCACAGCAAGGGCGACTCGATGGGGGCGGACTTTCCCAAGCGGCTCACGCTCACGTCGCTCCGGAATCGCACGCTCTCGAAAGACGTGGTCGACTTCGTCGGCGGCGCGGGCGAGGTCCGGATCCACGTCGTCGGCGAGGTGGCAGACATGGAGGGGTACCCGCCACTCCCCGAACCGCTCCGCGCCGAGATCCGTGGCGGCGAGTGGACGTTCCCGGCAGATCTCCGGCTCGACGAACTCGAACAGCGGCTCGCCGAGCGCCTCAAGACGGAGTTCGACCTCGGCGACGTGTCGGTCACCGTCGACGAACGCGGTCGGGCGACCGTCGTCGCAGCGCCGCCCTTCTCCGGGCTCTCGAAGCGGATCGAGGACGGCCGCCACGCGGTGTCGGTCGACGCGTTGCTCCCGACCGGGCTCGCACGCGGCGACGAGGTGACGCTGCTGACGACCGACGCACAGGTCCGCGGGACCGTCGTCAGCGCTCGCTCAGGGAGTTCCGAATCGGTCGCCGTCCCGGAGCAACCGACGGTCGAAGACGGCGAGCAGCTGCCGGCCCCCGTTCAGGCACCGACTACCGACGGCGGCGAGGGTCGGCTCACGGCCGGCGTCCGCCGGACCGACGCCCAGCCGCTCTTGCGTGCCGACCGGGCGAAAGTCGTCGTCGAATCTCGGGGCACCCGTCGGGAGTACGAACTCGTCTCGCTCCTGCGGCGTTCGGACATGCGGTTCCGGCGAGTGACACCGCACAGCGGCCAGCCCCTCGACGGCGTGACGATCGGCGAGGCGGCCCTCCGAGAGCGCTACGACGTGGCCGTCTTCGCCGTGAGGAAACCCGGCGGCTGGCGGATCGCGCCCGAGGACACGACCGAGCTGGTGGCCGGTGAACAGCTGTTCGTCGTCGGGACGCGGGCCGACCTCGACGCCTTCGAGGAGGCGGTGGCGTGA
- a CDS encoding TrkA C-terminal domain-containing protein: MTLQLVSGVTGALVDTTARIAGTAVLAGFLAAAVALFYRWYVRERVPVGLALLVGLSGVAAVAGATSLLAQQLVPGGADPDALVALLNVVTFLVGGLGAYAGMRVGDTLGIDLFAATGGNGIDGEVSELVKAVGRVIAVEIPEEIDDIVGYDPVAAATRETLAGRTFLFPRRLTQAELRERFVSRLKTDYGVGHVDVEFDEAGNIEYLALGSRAAGIGPTLPPATNAVAIRADPANAASAGDLVQVWETDPPRRVLTGELRGVADEIVTVAIDAADTPKLDPTSRYKLVTLPVQDRPDREFASLLRAADETLATVTVAAGSPIDGTPVGSLSVTVAAVTRDDERPVPLPSRDRVLRAGDVLYAIATPDALRKLEAATAAPEGAVAEPADGTDDEPATAAEDATAPEPAASDRPPADHRPDQSESERRADASDGQPDAGDEVVGDDADDTSTTESEADASGDDGADDAALSGDAFPDSDDLPGIDPEDATASPSDGGDDDTEAIPDTAAFPDTDDLPGSELTDEGDARADREDDGDGTDGATARSAPSDEDEAAGDFADLLDTDVGAGDDLDDLLDEDTGDTVDLDDETADGSEADDRLDEDTDETDDRDRTA, from the coding sequence GTGACGCTCCAGCTCGTCAGCGGCGTGACGGGGGCCCTCGTCGACACGACCGCCCGAATCGCCGGCACGGCGGTGCTCGCCGGCTTCCTCGCGGCGGCGGTCGCGCTGTTCTACCGGTGGTACGTCCGCGAGCGGGTGCCGGTCGGACTGGCGTTGCTGGTCGGGCTCTCCGGCGTCGCCGCCGTCGCCGGGGCGACCTCGCTGCTGGCCCAGCAGCTCGTGCCGGGCGGTGCCGACCCGGACGCCCTCGTGGCGCTGCTCAACGTCGTCACGTTCCTCGTCGGCGGCCTCGGGGCGTACGCAGGCATGCGGGTCGGCGACACACTCGGGATCGACCTGTTCGCGGCGACGGGGGGCAACGGGATCGACGGCGAGGTCAGCGAACTCGTCAAGGCCGTCGGTCGCGTCATCGCCGTCGAGATCCCCGAGGAGATCGACGACATCGTCGGCTACGATCCGGTCGCGGCCGCGACCCGGGAGACCCTCGCCGGTCGGACGTTCCTCTTCCCGCGGCGGCTCACGCAGGCGGAGCTGCGCGAGCGGTTCGTCTCGCGGCTGAAGACCGACTACGGCGTCGGCCACGTCGACGTGGAGTTCGACGAGGCCGGCAACATCGAGTACCTGGCGCTGGGCTCGCGGGCCGCCGGGATCGGTCCGACGCTCCCGCCGGCCACCAACGCGGTCGCGATCCGGGCCGACCCGGCAAACGCCGCCAGCGCGGGCGATCTCGTCCAGGTCTGGGAGACCGATCCCCCGCGGCGCGTGCTCACGGGAGAGCTCCGCGGCGTCGCCGACGAGATCGTCACGGTCGCCATCGACGCTGCCGACACGCCCAAACTCGACCCCACGAGCCGGTACAAGCTCGTGACGCTGCCGGTCCAGGACCGGCCGGACCGGGAGTTCGCGTCCCTCCTCCGGGCCGCAGACGAGACCCTCGCCACGGTCACCGTCGCGGCGGGCTCCCCGATCGACGGGACCCCCGTGGGTTCGCTGTCGGTCACCGTCGCTGCCGTCACACGCGACGACGAGCGGCCCGTCCCGCTTCCGTCACGAGACCGGGTCCTCAGGGCTGGCGACGTACTCTACGCCATCGCGACGCCGGACGCGCTCCGGAAGCTGGAGGCCGCCACCGCGGCCCCCGAGGGCGCGGTCGCGGAGCCGGCCGACGGGACGGACGACGAACCGGCGACGGCCGCCGAGGACGCGACAGCCCCGGAACCCGCGGCGAGCGACCGCCCACCAGCGGACCACCGGCCCGACCAGTCGGAAAGCGAGCGACGAGCGGACGCGTCCGACGGGCAACCGGACGCCGGAGACGAGGTGGTGGGCGACGACGCGGACGACACATCGACGACAGAAAGCGAGGCCGATGCGTCGGGCGACGACGGCGCGGACGATGCCGCCCTCTCTGGCGACGCGTTCCCCGACAGCGACGACCTCCCGGGCATCGATCCCGAGGACGCGACGGCGTCCCCGTCCGACGGCGGAGACGACGACACCGAGGCGATCCCCGACACCGCCGCGTTTCCCGACACCGACGACCTCCCCGGATCGGAGCTGACAGACGAGGGAGACGCCCGAGCGGATCGGGAGGACGACGGGGACGGAACCGACGGCGCGACGGCGCGGAGCGCGCCGTCGGACGAGGACGAAGCCGCGGGCGACTTCGCCGACCTGCTCGACACCGATGTCGGCGCGGGCGACGACCTGGACGACCTCCTCGACGAGGACACCGGCGACACGGTCGATCTCGACGACGAAACGGCGGACGGATCGGAAGCGGACGACCGCCTCGACGAGGACACCGACGAGACGGACGACCGCGACCGGACCGCCTGA
- a CDS encoding DUF1405 domain-containing protein: protein MAGHDGVGRRLERLVGRYFGVTLPDTERLPRYVAPLPEWLEDLGLRLAWPIALVNLVGTLFGFWYYAGRPLNLAPPLVEGQLGAAPALAYPLIPDSPVATMFIGLSLVAWRLDYDADWLHMLAFFGCLKLGLWTPYVQLVINGPAGVPLWLYWFLILSHMAMAVEAFLIHRYASFSVSAVAVALGWYGFNDVVDYFVPVLGGPHHTWLRAESVVGGFDHTLPAHNLAAGWAVVLTFVAVFLALATRVEKCKRREAAPE from the coding sequence ATGGCTGGGCACGACGGCGTCGGGCGGCGACTCGAACGGCTAGTCGGGCGCTACTTCGGCGTGACGTTGCCAGACACTGAGAGATTGCCCCGGTACGTCGCGCCGCTGCCCGAGTGGCTCGAAGACCTGGGACTCCGACTGGCCTGGCCGATCGCGCTGGTCAATCTCGTCGGGACGCTCTTTGGGTTCTGGTACTACGCGGGTCGGCCGCTGAACCTCGCGCCGCCCCTGGTCGAAGGACAGCTCGGCGCTGCACCGGCGCTGGCCTACCCACTGATCCCCGACTCGCCCGTCGCGACGATGTTCATCGGGCTCTCGCTCGTGGCCTGGCGACTGGACTACGACGCCGACTGGCTCCACATGCTGGCGTTCTTCGGCTGCCTGAAGCTCGGGCTGTGGACGCCCTACGTCCAGCTCGTGATCAACGGGCCGGCCGGCGTCCCGCTGTGGCTCTACTGGTTCCTGATCCTGAGCCACATGGCGATGGCCGTCGAGGCCTTCCTGATCCACCGCTACGCGTCGTTCTCGGTGTCGGCCGTCGCCGTCGCACTGGGCTGGTACGGCTTCAACGACGTGGTGGACTACTTCGTCCCGGTTCTGGGCGGGCCACACCACACCTGGCTGCGAGCGGAGTCCGTCGTCGGCGGGTTCGACCACACGCTCCCGGCCCACAATCTGGCCGCCGGCTGGGCGGTGGTGCTGACGTTCGTCGCCGTCTTCCTCGCACTGGCGACGCGGGTCGAGAAGTGCAAACGCCGCGAGGCCGCCCCGGAGTGA
- a CDS encoding DMT family transporter: MNGSRRTLVSFAVASVLFGGTFVAAKAGLDYFPPLLFVALRFDVASVVLIGYAVATTPREALLPRTRGDVVGIVATGIFAIGLTNALLFVGQQYATSAVGSIVFSLNPILTPVFAAVLLADDRLSARGSAGMILGLLGVGLVVSPDPANLLAGGFGKAILFAGAVSGALGSVLIRWADGELSSSVRTAWGLPLGAGLTHALSRAAGESVGAITWSGEALLALGYVGVFAGAIAYIAYFELLDTAGPIRANLVFYVVPVVATLGGWALLDETIAPTAVAGFLTIFAGFAVLGSQSVDATAVRRRVPGLRPNDPPVRTEPNGFESD; the protein is encoded by the coding sequence GTGAACGGCAGCCGCAGAACGCTCGTGTCGTTCGCGGTCGCGAGCGTCCTCTTCGGGGGGACGTTCGTCGCCGCGAAGGCGGGACTGGACTACTTCCCGCCCCTGCTGTTCGTCGCCCTGCGCTTCGACGTGGCGTCGGTCGTCCTGATCGGCTACGCCGTCGCGACGACGCCCCGCGAGGCACTCCTGCCGCGCACTCGCGGCGACGTGGTGGGCATCGTCGCCACCGGGATCTTCGCCATCGGGCTGACCAACGCGCTGCTGTTCGTCGGCCAGCAGTACGCCACCAGTGCCGTCGGTTCGATCGTCTTCAGCCTCAACCCGATCCTGACGCCGGTGTTCGCGGCAGTCCTGTTGGCCGACGATCGGCTCTCGGCTCGGGGCAGCGCCGGGATGATCCTCGGCCTGCTCGGCGTCGGACTGGTCGTCAGCCCCGACCCGGCGAACCTCCTCGCCGGTGGGTTCGGCAAGGCGATCCTCTTTGCCGGTGCGGTCAGCGGCGCGCTTGGCAGCGTGCTCATCCGCTGGGCCGACGGAGAGCTGTCCAGCAGCGTCCGCACTGCCTGGGGACTCCCCCTCGGTGCCGGCCTCACGCACGCCCTGAGCCGTGCTGCCGGCGAATCCGTCGGCGCGATCACCTGGAGCGGCGAGGCGCTGCTGGCGCTTGGCTACGTCGGGGTCTTCGCCGGTGCGATCGCCTACATCGCCTACTTCGAGCTACTGGACACGGCCGGGCCGATCCGTGCGAACCTCGTGTTCTACGTCGTCCCGGTCGTCGCGACGCTGGGCGGGTGGGCGCTGCTCGACGAGACGATCGCACCGACTGCCGTCGCCGGCTTCCTGACGATCTTCGCCGGCTTCGCCGTGCTCGGAAGCCAGTCCGTCGACGCCACGGCGGTCCGCCGCCGCGTTCCGGGTCTCCGGCCGAACGACCCCCCGGTCCGAACCGAGCCAAACGGCTTCGAGTCCGACTGA
- a CDS encoding helix-turn-helix transcriptional regulator, with protein MEAALSEIEFLALSENRVSVLALLASERHTRRELADETGASQATLGRILGDFEDRSWVRRESGGYVATATGELVASGFTDLLSTLETERALRPIVEHLPADAMTFDLRRLADATITTPSGTRPNAPVQRVLDMIETAADVRVFSHAFNEQSLTVVQERTAAGQQTFRGVFSRTAIEALAEDSALRERLLALVATDGVEIRLARDELPLAVTVADETVHLLVRDDNGVLQASIDADDPAVLSWADETFERYWTAAEPLDRTEFAE; from the coding sequence ATGGAGGCTGCGCTGTCGGAAATCGAGTTTCTCGCGCTCTCCGAGAACCGAGTGTCGGTGCTCGCCCTGCTCGCGAGCGAGCGCCACACCCGCCGAGAACTGGCCGACGAGACCGGCGCGTCACAGGCGACGCTGGGCCGCATTCTGGGCGACTTCGAGGACCGGTCCTGGGTCCGGCGCGAGAGCGGCGGCTACGTCGCCACCGCGACGGGCGAACTCGTCGCCTCGGGCTTTACCGACCTGCTGTCGACGCTGGAGACGGAGCGCGCACTGCGACCGATCGTCGAACACCTCCCGGCGGACGCGATGACGTTCGACCTCCGGCGGCTGGCCGACGCCACAATTACGACTCCCAGCGGGACCCGCCCCAACGCGCCCGTCCAGCGGGTCCTCGACATGATCGAAACCGCCGCGGACGTGCGTGTCTTCTCACACGCGTTCAACGAGCAGAGCCTCACGGTCGTCCAGGAACGCACCGCCGCCGGCCAACAGACGTTCCGCGGCGTGTTCTCCCGGACCGCGATCGAAGCCCTCGCGGAGGACTCTGCGCTGCGCGAGCGACTGCTCGCGCTCGTCGCGACGGACGGCGTCGAGATCAGGCTCGCACGCGACGAGCTGCCACTGGCCGTCACCGTCGCGGACGAGACCGTCCATCTGCTCGTGCGCGACGACAACGGCGTCCTGCAGGCATCGATCGACGCCGACGACCCCGCGGTGCTGTCGTGGGCCGACGAGACCTTCGAGCGGTACTGGACGGCAGCCGAGCCCCTCGATCGAACGGAGTTCGCCGAGTGA
- a CDS encoding valine--tRNA ligase, translating into MSDTQDATDESPAEQQGIEGEYDPDAVEPRWQDHWVEAETYAYEEPESGETVDPDTRYSIDTPPPTVSGNLHMGHLYQFTLQDFVARYHRMADDTVYFPFGYDDNGIASERLTEREKGIRHQDFERRVFQEKCREVCETYEAEFTEDVQSLAISVDWDNTYKTIEPRVQRVSQLSFIDLYEKGREYRQRAPTIWCPDCETAISQVEQEDEHQETLFNDIAFPLVEDGTGPADDETLTISTTRPELLPACVSIFVHPDDDANQHLVGGTARVPLFGHEVPIIEDDRVDLETGSGVVMCCTFGDQTDIEWYQAHDLPLRIAIDESGTMTDVAGDYQGQSTRDARDAILADLDAEGYLLEQRDHDHTVQVHERCETEVEYLVTEQWYVEMLDRTDEYLEAGRQMDWHPEKMFSRYEHWIEGLEWDWCISRQRDSGIPIPVWYCEDCGEPIPANKADLPVDPLSDEPPVDACPECGHDDLRPEEDVFDTWATSSLTPLVNAGWDWDAEAEAFSMENPELYSFDLRPQGHDIISFWLFHTVVKCYEHTGEVPFDNVMINGMVLDENREAMSKSKGNVIPPSDVLEEFPVDATRYWAAGTSIGDDFPYKEGDLEAGERLLQKLWNASRLVEQLAPAPEAVDPVDESDLAPIDEWFLAELDATVESVTDRFEAYEFSKARNELRSFFWNSFCDDYLEIAKQRLSGDGSASTEFALTRAHRTFLKLFAPFLPHITEELWDRIYRTDGSTDRAGLAGGDSSIHTTDWPTPGGYDADLEAGETAMEVISALRTYKTDNGLPLNADLDHVQVYGHVEGLADAVAEAMHVADLELLADAPDITTEISDIDLDYSIVGPEYGNQVGDIEAGIAQGDYEIEDGRLHVAGVTLDAEMFEIEEARTYSGDGEMIETETAVVIVG; encoded by the coding sequence ATGAGTGACACACAGGACGCGACCGACGAATCGCCAGCAGAGCAACAGGGGATCGAGGGAGAGTACGATCCCGACGCCGTCGAGCCCCGGTGGCAGGACCACTGGGTCGAAGCGGAGACCTACGCCTACGAGGAGCCCGAATCGGGGGAGACCGTCGACCCGGACACCCGATACAGCATCGACACGCCCCCGCCGACCGTGTCGGGCAACCTCCACATGGGCCACCTCTACCAGTTCACGCTGCAGGACTTCGTGGCCCGCTACCACCGGATGGCCGACGACACCGTCTACTTCCCTTTCGGCTACGACGACAACGGCATCGCCTCCGAGCGCCTGACCGAGCGCGAGAAGGGGATTCGCCACCAGGACTTCGAGCGGCGGGTGTTCCAGGAGAAGTGTCGGGAGGTCTGTGAGACCTACGAGGCCGAGTTCACCGAGGACGTACAGTCGCTCGCGATCTCGGTCGACTGGGACAACACCTACAAGACCATCGAGCCCCGCGTCCAGCGGGTCTCCCAGCTGTCCTTTATCGACCTCTACGAGAAGGGCCGGGAGTACCGCCAGCGCGCGCCGACGATCTGGTGTCCCGACTGCGAGACGGCGATCTCCCAGGTCGAACAGGAGGACGAACACCAGGAGACGCTGTTCAACGACATCGCGTTCCCGCTGGTCGAGGACGGGACGGGACCAGCCGACGACGAGACGCTGACGATCTCGACGACCCGGCCGGAGCTGCTGCCGGCCTGTGTGTCGATTTTCGTCCACCCGGACGACGACGCCAACCAGCACCTCGTCGGCGGCACCGCACGCGTCCCGCTGTTCGGTCACGAGGTGCCCATCATCGAGGACGACCGAGTCGATCTGGAGACCGGCAGCGGCGTCGTCATGTGCTGTACCTTCGGCGACCAGACCGACATCGAGTGGTACCAGGCACACGACCTCCCGCTGCGGATCGCCATCGACGAGTCCGGGACGATGACCGACGTGGCCGGCGACTACCAGGGCCAGAGCACTCGCGACGCGCGCGACGCCATCCTCGCCGATCTCGACGCCGAGGGGTACCTGCTCGAACAGCGCGATCACGACCACACGGTGCAGGTCCACGAGCGCTGTGAGACGGAGGTGGAGTATCTCGTCACCGAGCAGTGGTACGTCGAGATGCTCGACCGGACCGACGAGTACCTCGAAGCGGGCCGCCAGATGGACTGGCACCCCGAGAAGATGTTCAGCCGCTACGAGCACTGGATCGAGGGACTGGAGTGGGACTGGTGTATCTCCCGCCAGCGAGACTCGGGGATCCCGATTCCGGTGTGGTACTGCGAGGACTGCGGGGAGCCGATCCCCGCGAACAAGGCCGACCTCCCCGTCGACCCGCTCTCGGACGAGCCGCCCGTCGACGCCTGCCCCGAGTGTGGCCACGACGACCTGCGGCCGGAAGAAGACGTGTTCGACACGTGGGCGACCTCGTCGCTGACGCCGCTGGTCAACGCCGGGTGGGACTGGGATGCCGAGGCCGAAGCGTTCAGTATGGAGAACCCCGAGCTCTACTCGTTCGACCTGCGCCCACAGGGTCACGACATCATCTCGTTCTGGCTGTTCCACACCGTCGTCAAGTGCTACGAACACACCGGCGAGGTGCCGTTCGACAACGTGATGATCAACGGGATGGTGCTAGACGAGAACCGCGAGGCGATGTCCAAGTCGAAGGGCAACGTCATCCCCCCGAGCGACGTGCTCGAAGAGTTCCCGGTCGACGCGACCCGCTACTGGGCCGCCGGCACCTCCATCGGCGACGATTTCCCGTACAAGGAAGGCGACCTCGAAGCCGGCGAGCGCCTGCTCCAGAAGCTCTGGAACGCCTCGCGGCTGGTCGAACAGCTCGCGCCGGCCCCGGAGGCTGTCGATCCCGTCGACGAGAGCGATCTCGCGCCCATCGACGAGTGGTTCCTCGCCGAACTGGACGCCACGGTCGAGTCGGTGACGGACCGCTTCGAGGCCTACGAGTTCTCGAAGGCGCGAAACGAGCTCCGGTCGTTCTTCTGGAACAGCTTCTGTGACGACTACCTGGAGATCGCGAAACAGCGCCTCTCGGGCGATGGCAGCGCCTCGACGGAGTTCGCGCTGACCCGCGCCCACCGCACCTTCCTCAAGCTGTTCGCGCCGTTCCTCCCCCACATCACCGAGGAACTGTGGGATCGAATCTACCGGACCGACGGTTCCACGGACCGGGCGGGCCTCGCCGGGGGCGACAGCTCCATCCACACGACCGACTGGCCGACCCCCGGCGGCTACGACGCCGACCTCGAAGCCGGCGAGACGGCGATGGAGGTCATCTCCGCGCTGCGGACGTACAAGACGGACAACGGCCTGCCCCTGAACGCGGATCTCGACCACGTCCAGGTGTACGGCCACGTCGAGGGGCTGGCAGACGCCGTCGCCGAGGCCATGCACGTCGCCGATCTCGAACTGCTCGCGGACGCCCCCGACATCACGACGGAGATCAGCGACATCGACCTCGACTACTCGATCGTCGGACCGGAGTACGGCAACCAGGTCGGCGACATCGAGGCCGGCATCGCACAGGGCGACTACGAGATCGAAGACGGTCGACTGCACGTCGCTGGCGTCACCCTCGACGCGGAGATGTTCGAGATCGAGGAAGCCCGCACCTACTCGGGCGACGGCGAGATGATCGAGACCGAGACCGCGGTCGTCATCGTCGGGTAG
- a CDS encoding M48 family metalloprotease, which yields MVPLVAALWFGAFAPIEFLTASILSASPSGTWWTVTLWFVAFTPFACVTWLGSTLATTPIYRRLVDAPYDRRRVLVTWSKSTVITVVWYWLVVVVLYSFSSRIVDYPAVGALLVGLLLVVRAGVTPALVVLANGIDSVTDEVAADIRELCDDVGIDVRGVYRLETGDSPQMNGHLTGLPGLYWIFVTDDLLEQCDSAQIRAVVAHEIGHLRGYHIPKRILFSVGYWFVGFTAYSVVPSIWLLLIAVAFYRFYALGWVTTAQEYAADAYAASATSPETVVSMLERLAQFNIMKRDRGRQKDLANGHPSIQKRITQLRDDAAISGDDPDGDPGDA from the coding sequence GTGGTCCCGCTCGTGGCAGCACTATGGTTCGGTGCGTTCGCACCGATCGAGTTCTTGACCGCATCGATACTCTCAGCGAGTCCATCGGGAACGTGGTGGACAGTGACACTGTGGTTCGTCGCGTTCACACCGTTCGCCTGTGTCACTTGGCTCGGTTCGACGCTGGCGACCACTCCGATCTATCGGAGACTGGTCGACGCTCCGTACGATCGTCGTCGCGTCCTCGTCACGTGGAGTAAATCGACCGTCATTACCGTAGTCTGGTACTGGCTCGTCGTCGTCGTCCTGTACAGTTTCTCATCTCGGATTGTCGATTATCCTGCCGTCGGAGCACTGCTCGTCGGCCTCCTGCTCGTCGTCAGAGCCGGAGTAACACCGGCCCTGGTGGTGCTTGCCAACGGCATCGACTCGGTGACAGACGAAGTGGCGGCCGATATCAGAGAACTCTGTGACGACGTGGGCATCGATGTCCGTGGCGTTTATCGGCTCGAAACCGGCGACAGTCCTCAGATGAACGGACACCTCACCGGCCTCCCGGGTCTCTACTGGATCTTCGTCACCGACGACCTCTTGGAGCAGTGTGACTCGGCACAGATACGAGCGGTAGTAGCACACGAGATCGGCCACCTCCGGGGCTATCACATCCCCAAGCGGATCTTGTTCTCGGTCGGATACTGGTTCGTCGGATTCACTGCGTACTCGGTGGTACCGAGCATCTGGTTGCTGTTGATCGCCGTGGCCTTCTATCGCTTCTACGCACTGGGGTGGGTCACAACAGCCCAAGAGTACGCCGCCGACGCGTACGCAGCCTCCGCGACGAGTCCCGAGACCGTCGTCAGCATGCTGGAACGTCTCGCACAGTTCAATATAATGAAAAGGGATAGGGGGCGTCAAAAAGACCTCGCGAACGGACATCCGTCCATTCAGAAGCGTATCACACAGCTCCGAGACGATGCCGCAATTTCCGGAGACGACCCTGACGGAGATCCCGGAGATGCCTGA
- a CDS encoding HFX_2341 family transcriptional regulator has product MQTHIVPVGFDYDRLIAPLVREQLDVDHVILLEGAVGSEANVEYSQHLAEKLETDYQNLLGATTERFVIEDVYDYDAAFEQAFELINAELDEGNEVWVNISAMPRTVSFAFATASHSIMVEREGDRDRIHTYYTVPEKYLETELAEELRRQNDLLEELKAEADGIAPDEVDEDLGERVTARLDSARDLLDEFDERGTTIGAKEIDGSHVVELPVASFSNVKPFEEVILFTLGEHGEFESVSELAQALARDMGEEYTDSFRSKVIYNVDRLGPGGKGYIEQEEHGKSYRTRLSRIGELWVRAHGDREDT; this is encoded by the coding sequence ATGCAGACCCACATCGTCCCGGTCGGGTTCGACTACGACCGGCTCATCGCGCCGCTCGTGCGCGAGCAACTGGACGTGGACCACGTCATTCTATTGGAGGGAGCCGTCGGTAGCGAGGCCAACGTCGAGTACTCCCAGCATCTCGCCGAGAAACTGGAGACGGACTACCAGAACCTGCTGGGGGCGACTACCGAGCGGTTCGTCATCGAGGACGTGTACGACTACGACGCGGCCTTCGAGCAGGCATTCGAGCTGATCAACGCCGAGCTCGACGAGGGCAACGAGGTGTGGGTCAACATCTCCGCGATGCCCCGGACCGTCTCCTTTGCCTTCGCGACGGCGTCGCACTCGATCATGGTCGAACGAGAGGGCGACCGAGACCGCATCCACACGTACTACACCGTCCCCGAGAAGTACCTCGAAACGGAGCTGGCCGAGGAGCTGCGCCGCCAGAACGATCTGCTGGAGGAGCTGAAGGCGGAGGCCGACGGAATCGCGCCGGACGAGGTCGACGAGGACCTCGGTGAGCGCGTCACGGCTCGTCTCGACTCCGCCCGGGATCTACTGGACGAGTTCGACGAGCGCGGGACCACCATCGGAGCCAAGGAGATCGACGGCAGCCACGTCGTCGAGCTCCCAGTCGCCTCCTTCTCGAACGTCAAGCCCTTCGAGGAGGTCATCCTCTTTACGCTCGGCGAACACGGCGAGTTCGAGTCGGTCTCGGAGCTGGCACAGGCGCTGGCCCGCGACATGGGCGAGGAGTACACCGACAGCTTCCGGTCGAAGGTGATCTACAACGTCGACCGACTGGGGCCGGGCGGGAAAGGCTACATCGAGCAGGAGGAACACGGGAAATCCTACCGGACGCGCCTGTCGCGGATCGGGGAGCTGTGGGTGCGCGCCCACGGGGACCGAGAGGACACCTAA
- a CDS encoding type IV pilin, with amino-acid sequence MMSSRSGRAVSPVVANVLLVAVVVILAATVSVFALGFAEEATKPGPVVGQSSGTLEANTVGDGNGIVRLTHVAGDRIPVPEMEVVVDATDACGKKGRLVNLPVDRYGGKAIGPANIEGDDIFDERSYNSDGTPDENAIHGSEYTASDQIAFRIPDTDCTIEKAEEITVRVVHTPTESVPITKTLTATSQ; translated from the coding sequence ATGATGTCGTCTCGATCCGGTCGCGCCGTTTCCCCGGTGGTAGCGAACGTCCTGCTGGTCGCAGTCGTCGTTATCCTGGCCGCGACCGTCTCGGTGTTCGCGCTCGGGTTCGCCGAGGAGGCGACCAAGCCGGGACCCGTCGTCGGCCAGTCCAGTGGCACGCTCGAAGCGAACACTGTGGGTGACGGCAACGGCATCGTCCGCCTCACCCACGTCGCAGGCGACCGGATCCCGGTCCCCGAGATGGAGGTCGTCGTCGACGCGACCGACGCCTGCGGCAAGAAGGGGCGGCTCGTGAATCTCCCCGTCGACCGGTACGGCGGTAAGGCGATCGGTCCCGCCAACATCGAGGGCGACGACATCTTCGACGAGCGGTCGTACAACAGCGACGGCACGCCCGACGAGAACGCGATCCACGGATCGGAGTACACGGCCAGCGATCAGATCGCGTTCCGTATTCCCGATACGGACTGTACGATCGAGAAAGCCGAGGAGATCACCGTCCGCGTCGTTCACACGCCGACGGAGTCGGTTCCGATCACGAAGACGTTGACCGCGACGAGCCAGTGA